The segment ATCTCCACTACAGTAGGCTCTTCGGCGCTTTTTTCTGCCCCTGCGCTCTCTGAGCCCTTGTTCGCCGTGTCCGCGCTTCCGCTTCCGGAGCATCCGTAGAGGGCAAATGCAGCTGCTGCCGCTGTCAATACTGCTGCTGTCTTTTTCCAAGTCTTTTTCATAATCATTCTCCTTTTCTCTCTTCTGAATTTCTTTATCTCTTCCCCGCCTATAGAACTTTTCTAAAAAAGCGGAAGGAAAAATCTTGAATCGTCCTGCATCAGTGGGTAGTTTTCCTGATTATCACATTTCCCACAAACTGGATCACACTGATAATAATGAGAATAATGATCACCGTCACCCAGCTCATATCCGTGTACCCCATCTGATAGCCGTAGCGGATGGCGAAGTCTCCGAGGCCTCCGGCTCCGATGGCTCCGGCCATGGCCGTGATTCCCACCAGACTGACAAAAGTAATCATAGTCACGCGGGTGATGCCGGGAATACTCTCCTTTAAGTAAACGCTGAAAATCATCTCCACCGGTGAAAATCCCATGGCCTCGCTAGCCTCAATAAGCCCGCGATCCACATCAGCCAGAACTGACTCGATCTGCCTTGCAAAGAAGGGGACAGTTCCCACAATCAGAGCCACATAGGCGCCCTTCACTCCCGAGCCGGTTCCCACGATCGCCCGGCTCACCGGAATCAAGAGTACCATCAGGATGATAAAGGGGATGGAGCGGATCACGTCAATGGCCTTGTCAATAATCCGGTACAGCACGACATTCTGCATGATTCCTCCTCTTTTCGTCGCGATCAGCAGCACGCCGAAGAAAATTCCCAGGAAAAAGGCGAACACTCCCGATACAAGAATCATC is part of the Clostridium sp. M62/1 genome and harbors:
- a CDS encoding methionine ABC transporter permease translates to MSFIYTIAPHLETLGGELITSLFQTFQMILVSGVFAFFLGIFFGVLLIATKRGGIMQNVVLYRIIDKAIDVIRSIPFIILMVLLIPVSRAIVGTGSGVKGAYVALIVGTVPFFARQIESVLADVDRGLIEASEAMGFSPVEMIFSVYLKESIPGITRVTMITFVSLVGITAMAGAIGAGGLGDFAIRYGYQMGYTDMSWVTVIIILIIISVIQFVGNVIIRKTTH